In a genomic window of Streptomyces sp. NBC_01231:
- the asnB gene encoding asparagine synthase (glutamine-hydrolyzing), whose protein sequence is MCGITGWVSFDRDLRAESATLNAMTETMACRGPDDRGVWAQGPAALGHRRLAIIDLPGGRQPMTADTPHGTVALVYSGETYNFTELRRELTARGHHFTTDSDTEVVLRGYLEWGDAVAERLNGMYAFAIWDGRADKLVMIRDRMGIKPFYYHPTPDGVLFGSEPKAILANPLAPARVRLDGLRELFTMIKTPGHAVWDGMREVEPGTVVTVDRSGLSRRAYWELETRPHTDDRDTTVATVRELLDDIVRRQLVADVPRCTLLSGGLDSSAMTALAARQLGERGERVRSFAVDFAGQADRFVADELRGTPDTPFVHDVARASGTDHQDIVLDAQALADPAIRAQVIRARDLPMGFGDMDASLYQLFRAIRERSTVALSGESADEVFGGYLQFFDEEARRADTFPWLVQFGRHFGEDADVLRPELSKALDLESYVADGYRTAVSGIRRLEGESDFEYRMRQICHLHLTRFVRILLDRKDRASMAVGLEVRVPFCDHRLVEYVYNTPWSLKSFDGREKSLLREATADVIPKSVYDRVKSPYPSTQDPAYATALQDQAKDLLARPDHPVFDLVDRERLSSSAHHDAPVSTQAARRGLERTLDLALWLDLYEPEVVLSD, encoded by the coding sequence ATGTGCGGCATCACCGGCTGGGTCTCATTCGACCGCGATCTGCGCGCCGAGTCCGCCACATTAAATGCGATGACCGAGACGATGGCGTGCCGCGGTCCGGACGACCGTGGCGTCTGGGCGCAGGGACCCGCGGCCCTCGGACACCGCAGGCTCGCCATCATCGACCTGCCCGGGGGCCGACAGCCGATGACGGCCGACACCCCGCACGGCACCGTCGCGCTCGTGTACTCGGGAGAGACCTACAACTTCACCGAGCTGCGCCGCGAACTCACCGCACGCGGCCACCACTTCACCACCGACTCCGACACCGAGGTCGTGCTGCGGGGCTACCTCGAATGGGGCGACGCGGTGGCAGAGCGCCTCAACGGCATGTACGCCTTCGCCATCTGGGACGGCCGCGCCGACAAGCTCGTCATGATCCGCGACCGCATGGGCATCAAGCCCTTCTACTACCACCCCACCCCCGACGGCGTCCTCTTCGGCTCCGAACCCAAGGCGATCCTCGCCAACCCGCTGGCTCCGGCACGGGTGCGCCTCGACGGACTGCGTGAACTCTTCACCATGATCAAGACGCCCGGTCACGCCGTGTGGGACGGCATGCGCGAGGTCGAGCCCGGCACCGTCGTCACCGTCGACCGCTCGGGCCTCAGCCGTCGCGCCTACTGGGAACTGGAGACCCGCCCCCACACCGACGACCGCGACACCACGGTCGCCACCGTCCGTGAGCTCCTCGACGACATCGTGCGCCGCCAACTCGTCGCCGACGTCCCCCGCTGCACCCTGCTCTCCGGCGGCCTCGACTCCTCCGCGATGACCGCGCTCGCCGCCCGGCAGCTCGGCGAGCGCGGGGAGCGGGTCCGCAGCTTCGCCGTCGACTTCGCGGGACAGGCGGACCGCTTCGTCGCCGACGAACTGCGCGGCACCCCCGACACGCCCTTCGTGCACGACGTGGCCCGCGCTTCCGGCACCGACCACCAGGACATCGTGCTCGACGCACAGGCCCTGGCGGACCCCGCGATCCGTGCGCAGGTGATCCGGGCCCGCGACCTGCCCATGGGCTTCGGCGACATGGACGCCTCCCTGTACCAGCTGTTCCGGGCCATCCGCGAGCGTTCCACGGTCGCCCTGTCCGGGGAGTCCGCCGACGAGGTCTTCGGCGGCTATCTGCAGTTCTTCGACGAGGAGGCCAGGCGCGCCGACACCTTCCCCTGGCTGGTCCAGTTCGGCCGGCACTTCGGTGAGGACGCCGATGTCCTGCGCCCGGAGCTCAGCAAGGCCCTCGACCTGGAGTCGTACGTCGCCGACGGCTACCGCACCGCCGTCTCCGGCATCCGCCGCCTCGAGGGCGAGAGCGACTTCGAGTACCGGATGCGCCAGATCTGCCACCTCCACCTGACCCGGTTCGTACGGATCCTGCTCGATCGCAAGGACCGCGCCAGCATGGCCGTCGGCCTGGAGGTGAGGGTGCCGTTCTGCGACCACCGGCTCGTCGAGTACGTGTACAACACCCCCTGGTCGCTGAAGTCCTTCGACGGACGGGAGAAGAGCCTGCTCAGGGAGGCGACCGCGGACGTGATCCCGAAGTCCGTGTACGACAGGGTCAAGAGCCCCTACCCCTCCACCCAGGACCCCGCGTACGCGACCGCCCTCCAGGACCAGGCCAAGGACCTCCTCGCCCGGCCCGACCACCCGGTCTTCGACCTCGTCGACCGGGAACGGCTGAGCAGCTCCGCCCACCATGACGCCCCGGTGAGCACCCAGGCGGCGCGACGCGGTCTCGAGCGGACCCTCGACCTGGCGCTGTGGCTCGACCTCTACGAGCCCGAGGTCGTGCTGAGCGACTGA